Proteins from one Athalia rosae chromosome 8, iyAthRosa1.1, whole genome shotgun sequence genomic window:
- the LOC105684499 gene encoding uncharacterized protein LOC105684499 isoform X1: MTVSYASEVPNGSSFGCFWKILSKWRGSVYKLIWRELIAYLVVYYVINLTYRYALNEHQQRIFERIRHYFGNSSESIPMSFVLGFYVSLVVKRWWEQYKLLPWPDNLALFISAAIPGNDERGRLMRRNIVRYAVLAYVITLQRISLRVKRRFPTLQHIVDVGLMMESEKKIFEMMNKKAAMSKYWMPLVWATNIINRARKEALITSDQVVQTLLVELSDIRKRLGALIGYDTVCVPLVYTQVVTLSLYAYFFSALLGRQFIPRAEGGSGKYEEPDMYFPFFTALQFCFYVGWLKVAEVLINPFGEDDDDIELNWLIDRHIKAGYMIVDEMHEEHPELLKDQYWDEVIPKDLPYTVASEQYRREEPKGSAEHYKVKESDALYANVLLGTQVHSHNQHRKNHQDDMYADYESVDTPLVERRKNWLQRQITRMGSVRSSSTTYSSGGGFFSRNRHNSVYSSPEAGGLPQAANPNQKMSLYDRIVGRKSVRSQRMGRQGTLTKLNSIPVSLKNRPRIPTPDVTKEVVDREQRLALSASNAVNIGAGVVGVMHQLPANGQYPTDLPVVQVVLSPIQETEGSPTGGKPGTAALAQAVLSPTLTSAGLVAPVTLTPVTVSQLTQLGFVTTTSSPMRGVNLQQSNVQATLTEVNSSEEESGSSRSGSVTGHEDRSTPLIGGERRSPPTSHGSSPVFDGYSDRSPILMSPEKLSGYIVTGPLPSVNVEAPRDARGRRSASLPGPPIPQPREDRSMSLPHSPGMQHRDNVRGLHLHSYASQVSPVAADRLLPVQPEVRHRAGSFSREPPKPPPELPRKTSTSSNNGNVNTSSSASPSDSTATTAVPGSKRGEVYV, encoded by the exons atgGAGAGGATCCGTGTACAAATTGATATGGCGGGAACTTATAGCCTATCTTGTAGTCTACTACGTAATAAATTTAACCTATCGATACGCCCTGAACGAACACCAACAGAG aattttcgaaaggaTCCGACACTACTTCGGTAATTCCAGTGAATCGATACCGATGTCGTTTGTACTTGGATTTTACGTGAGTCTCGTTGTAAAAAGATGGTGGGAACAATACAAATTATTACCGTGGCCTGACAATCTGGCTCTCTTTATCAGCGCTGCCATACCAGGAAAC gatGAGAGGGGTCGGCTGATGCGTCGCAACATCGTGAGATACGCGGTTCTCGCGTACGTTATAACGTTGCAACGAATATCTTTGAGGGTGAAACGTCGTTTTCCAACGTTACAGCACATAGTGGATGTTG gtCTCATGATGGAATCTGAAAAGAAGATTTTCGAGATGATGAACAAAAAGGCAGCGATGTCGAAGTACTGGATGCCGTTGGTGTGGGCGACGAATATAATAAATCGAGCGAGAAAAGAGGCTCTGATAACCAGTGATCAGGTCGTTCAAACCCTACTGGTCGAATTGAGCGATATCAGGAAGAGACTCGGTGCCCTGATTGGTTACGACACCGTCTGCGTACCTCTGGTCTACACTCAG GTGGTGACGTTATCGCTCTACGCCTACTTCTTCTCGGCACTTCTCGGTCGCCAATTTATTCCGAGGGCCGAAGGTGGCAGCGGAAAATACGAGGAGCCCGACATGtatttcccctttttcaccgCCCTGCag TTTTGCTTCTACGTTGGCTGGCTGAAGGTCGCCGAAGTCCTGATAAACCCGTTCGGTGAGGACGACGATGACATAGAATTGAACTGGTTAATAGATCGGCATATCAAG gCCGGTTACATGATCGTCGACGAAATGCACGAGGAGCATCCCGAGCTATTGAAGGATCAGTATTGGGACGAGGTGATCCCGAAGGATCTTCCGTACACAGTTGCCAGCGAGCAATACAGACGGGAAGAACCGAAAGGTTCGGCTGAACACTACAAGGTGAAGGAGAGCGACGCTCTTTACGCGAACGTTCTTCTGGGTACGCAGGTTCACAGCCACAATCAGCATCGCAAGAATCATCAGGACGACATGTACGCCGACTAC GAGAGCGTCGACACGCCGTTGGTAGagaggcgaaaaaattggCTCCAAAGACAGATAACCAGGATGGGATCGGTCAGGAGTTCCTCCACCACTTACAGCAGCGGCGGAGGATTCTTCTCCCGCAATCGGCACAACAGCGTTTACAGCAGCCCCGAAGCCGGAGGTCTTCCCCAAGCGGCTAATCCGAACCAAAAAATGTCCCTGTACGACCGTATCGTGGGCCGAAAGAGCGTTCGAAGTCAGCGTATGGGACGTCAAG GAACCCTGACGAAATTGAACTCGATTCCAGTATCCTTGAAGAATCGTCCGCGCATCCCTACGCCGGACGTTACGAAGGAGGTGGTGGACCGCGAGCAGCGTCTCGCTCTGTCCGCCAGTAACGCGGTGAACATTGGAGCGGGTGTAGTCGGAGTGATGCACCAATTGCCGGCCAACGGTCAGTACCCGACGGACCTGCCTGTGGTCCAGGTGGTGCTCTCGCCGATCCAGGAGACCGAGGGGAGTCCAACGGGAGGTAAGCCGGGCACCGCCGCCCTGGCTCAGGCGGTCCTATCCCCGACGCTGACCAGCGCGGGCCTGGTGGCCCCCGTCACCTTGACCCCCGTCACGGTCAGTCAATTGACGCAGCTCGGCTTCGTCACGACCACCTCGTCGCCCATGCGGGGGGTCAATTTGCAGCAGTCCAACGTACAGGCGACCCTGACCGAGGTGAACTCCAGCGAGGAAGAATCGGgcagcagcagaagcggcAGCGTCACCGGCCACGAGGACAGATCCACGCCGTTGATAGGCGGCGAGCGTCGAAGTCCTCCGACGAGTCACGGCAGCTCGCCGGTCTTCGACGGTTACTCGGATCGTTCGCCGATCCTCATGAGTCCCGAAAAATTGAGCGGCTACATAGTGACGGGTCCCCTGCCCTCCGTGAACGTGGAGGCTCCTCGGGACGCCAGAGGACGACGCTCGGCGTCTCTGCCGGGTCCTCCGATACCCCAGCCCCGCGAGGACAGGAGCATGTCGTTGCCCCATTCGCCTGGGATGCAGCACCGCGACAACGTCAGGGGGCTTCACCTGCACTCGTACGCTTCGCAGGTGAGTCCGGTGGCGGCCGATCGTTTGCTGCCGGTGCAACCGGAGGTGCGTCATCGGGCCGGAAGTTTCAGCAGAGAACCGCCGAAACCGCCGCCCGAGTTGCCGAGGAAGACGAGCACCAGTTCGAACAACGGTAACGTCAACACGTCGAGTTCCGCGTCACCGTCAGATTCCACCGCGACGACCGCGGTGCCCGGTAGTAAAAGAGGCGAAGTCTACGTCTGA
- the LOC105684499 gene encoding uncharacterized protein LOC105684499 isoform X2, which translates to MTVSYASEVPNGSSFGCFWKILSKWRGSVYKLIWRELIAYLVVYYVINLTYRYALNEHQQRIFERIRHYFGNSSESIPMSFVLGFYVSLVVKRWWEQYKLLPWPDNLALFISAAIPGNDERGRLMRRNIVRYAVLAYVITLQRISLRVKRRFPTLQHIVDVGLMMESEKKIFEMMNKKAAMSKYWMPLVWATNIINRARKEALITSDQVVQTLLVELSDIRKRLGALIGYDTVCVPLVYTQVVTLSLYAYFFSALLGRQFIPRAEGGSGKYEEPDMYFPFFTALQFCFYVGWLKVAEVLINPFGEDDDDIELNWLIDRHIKAGYMIVDEMHEEHPELLKDQYWDEVIPKDLPYTVASEQYRREEPKGSAEHYKVKESDALYANVLLGTQVHSHNQHRKNHQDDMYADYESVDTPLVERRKNWLQRQITRMGSVRSSSTTYSSGGGFFSRNRHNSVYSSPEAGGLPQAANPNQKMSLYDRIVGRKSVRSQRMGRQVSLKNRPRIPTPDVTKEVVDREQRLALSASNAVNIGAGVVGVMHQLPANGQYPTDLPVVQVVLSPIQETEGSPTGGKPGTAALAQAVLSPTLTSAGLVAPVTLTPVTVSQLTQLGFVTTTSSPMRGVNLQQSNVQATLTEVNSSEEESGSSRSGSVTGHEDRSTPLIGGERRSPPTSHGSSPVFDGYSDRSPILMSPEKLSGYIVTGPLPSVNVEAPRDARGRRSASLPGPPIPQPREDRSMSLPHSPGMQHRDNVRGLHLHSYASQVSPVAADRLLPVQPEVRHRAGSFSREPPKPPPELPRKTSTSSNNGNVNTSSSASPSDSTATTAVPGSKRGEVYV; encoded by the exons atgGAGAGGATCCGTGTACAAATTGATATGGCGGGAACTTATAGCCTATCTTGTAGTCTACTACGTAATAAATTTAACCTATCGATACGCCCTGAACGAACACCAACAGAG aattttcgaaaggaTCCGACACTACTTCGGTAATTCCAGTGAATCGATACCGATGTCGTTTGTACTTGGATTTTACGTGAGTCTCGTTGTAAAAAGATGGTGGGAACAATACAAATTATTACCGTGGCCTGACAATCTGGCTCTCTTTATCAGCGCTGCCATACCAGGAAAC gatGAGAGGGGTCGGCTGATGCGTCGCAACATCGTGAGATACGCGGTTCTCGCGTACGTTATAACGTTGCAACGAATATCTTTGAGGGTGAAACGTCGTTTTCCAACGTTACAGCACATAGTGGATGTTG gtCTCATGATGGAATCTGAAAAGAAGATTTTCGAGATGATGAACAAAAAGGCAGCGATGTCGAAGTACTGGATGCCGTTGGTGTGGGCGACGAATATAATAAATCGAGCGAGAAAAGAGGCTCTGATAACCAGTGATCAGGTCGTTCAAACCCTACTGGTCGAATTGAGCGATATCAGGAAGAGACTCGGTGCCCTGATTGGTTACGACACCGTCTGCGTACCTCTGGTCTACACTCAG GTGGTGACGTTATCGCTCTACGCCTACTTCTTCTCGGCACTTCTCGGTCGCCAATTTATTCCGAGGGCCGAAGGTGGCAGCGGAAAATACGAGGAGCCCGACATGtatttcccctttttcaccgCCCTGCag TTTTGCTTCTACGTTGGCTGGCTGAAGGTCGCCGAAGTCCTGATAAACCCGTTCGGTGAGGACGACGATGACATAGAATTGAACTGGTTAATAGATCGGCATATCAAG gCCGGTTACATGATCGTCGACGAAATGCACGAGGAGCATCCCGAGCTATTGAAGGATCAGTATTGGGACGAGGTGATCCCGAAGGATCTTCCGTACACAGTTGCCAGCGAGCAATACAGACGGGAAGAACCGAAAGGTTCGGCTGAACACTACAAGGTGAAGGAGAGCGACGCTCTTTACGCGAACGTTCTTCTGGGTACGCAGGTTCACAGCCACAATCAGCATCGCAAGAATCATCAGGACGACATGTACGCCGACTAC GAGAGCGTCGACACGCCGTTGGTAGagaggcgaaaaaattggCTCCAAAGACAGATAACCAGGATGGGATCGGTCAGGAGTTCCTCCACCACTTACAGCAGCGGCGGAGGATTCTTCTCCCGCAATCGGCACAACAGCGTTTACAGCAGCCCCGAAGCCGGAGGTCTTCCCCAAGCGGCTAATCCGAACCAAAAAATGTCCCTGTACGACCGTATCGTGGGCCGAAAGAGCGTTCGAAGTCAGCGTATGGGACGTCAAG TATCCTTGAAGAATCGTCCGCGCATCCCTACGCCGGACGTTACGAAGGAGGTGGTGGACCGCGAGCAGCGTCTCGCTCTGTCCGCCAGTAACGCGGTGAACATTGGAGCGGGTGTAGTCGGAGTGATGCACCAATTGCCGGCCAACGGTCAGTACCCGACGGACCTGCCTGTGGTCCAGGTGGTGCTCTCGCCGATCCAGGAGACCGAGGGGAGTCCAACGGGAGGTAAGCCGGGCACCGCCGCCCTGGCTCAGGCGGTCCTATCCCCGACGCTGACCAGCGCGGGCCTGGTGGCCCCCGTCACCTTGACCCCCGTCACGGTCAGTCAATTGACGCAGCTCGGCTTCGTCACGACCACCTCGTCGCCCATGCGGGGGGTCAATTTGCAGCAGTCCAACGTACAGGCGACCCTGACCGAGGTGAACTCCAGCGAGGAAGAATCGGgcagcagcagaagcggcAGCGTCACCGGCCACGAGGACAGATCCACGCCGTTGATAGGCGGCGAGCGTCGAAGTCCTCCGACGAGTCACGGCAGCTCGCCGGTCTTCGACGGTTACTCGGATCGTTCGCCGATCCTCATGAGTCCCGAAAAATTGAGCGGCTACATAGTGACGGGTCCCCTGCCCTCCGTGAACGTGGAGGCTCCTCGGGACGCCAGAGGACGACGCTCGGCGTCTCTGCCGGGTCCTCCGATACCCCAGCCCCGCGAGGACAGGAGCATGTCGTTGCCCCATTCGCCTGGGATGCAGCACCGCGACAACGTCAGGGGGCTTCACCTGCACTCGTACGCTTCGCAGGTGAGTCCGGTGGCGGCCGATCGTTTGCTGCCGGTGCAACCGGAGGTGCGTCATCGGGCCGGAAGTTTCAGCAGAGAACCGCCGAAACCGCCGCCCGAGTTGCCGAGGAAGACGAGCACCAGTTCGAACAACGGTAACGTCAACACGTCGAGTTCCGCGTCACCGTCAGATTCCACCGCGACGACCGCGGTGCCCGGTAGTAAAAGAGGCGAAGTCTACGTCTGA